The following coding sequences are from one Helicoverpa zea isolate HzStark_Cry1AcR chromosome 4, ilHelZeax1.1, whole genome shotgun sequence window:
- the LOC124630081 gene encoding aminoacylase-1-like isoform X2: protein MKKDATMIGIVSIVLAVLQVSSAACDANSYANSTPIELLQAYIQINTTTYNDLTPAVEFWTALAELADVSIETHELVEGFPILVLKWPGTDSSQPSIMLNSHMDVVPASFEDGWKYGPFLGHIDDDGVIWGRGTQDMKSVSIQYYSALRRLKENNVTLLRDIYMTLMPDEEVGAESGMIPFLQTDTFASMNVGVELDEGSPFPAPMIALFYQDKVVWQIQVTCHGVSGHGSSFPATNDTATGKCNNVVNRLFQFRDEQYEIAATALPTAAGGYTSINLNIVSGGTANNVVPSEISLVFDIRLSTTLNEEAFDAQLREWISEAGDNITLTYILKNQQSPATVANSTNPYYVAITEAAEDLGITIVPTLPPGSTDARHVRNAGYPAFGFSPMPNTEMLLHAVDEHLAVSVFNDGIDTYEEIITRLANIPANSTATDQSVYLYSTA from the exons ATGAAAAAG GATGCAACAATGATTGGCATAGTATCTATAGTCCTGGCAGTGCTGCAGGTCAGCTCTGCAGCTTGCGACGCGAACAGCTATGCCAACAGCACCCCCATAGAGCTGCTGCAGGCGTACATACAGATCAACACCACCACATATAATGATCTTA cGCCGGCAGTAGAATTCTGGACTGCATTAGCCGAACTAGCCGATGTGAGTATCGAAACTCACGAGCTGGTGGAAGGCTTCCCCATACTGGTCCTCAAGTGGCCAGGGACGGATAGCAGCCAACCCAGCATTATGCTCAACTCGCATATGGATGTCGTTCCTGCTAGTTTCGAG gATGGCTGGAAATACGGTCCTTTCCTTGGCCACATCGACGACGACGGCGTCATATGGGGCCGAGGGACGCAAGATATGAAGTCGGTGTCCATACAATACTACTCAGCGCTGAGGAGGCTCAAGGAAAACAACGTTACGCTGCTCAGAGACATTTATATGACTCTCATGCCAG ATGAGGAGGTAGGAGCGGAATCTGGTATGATTCCATTCTTGCAGACTGATACCTTCGCTTCCATGAATGTGGGTGTAGAGCTCGATGAAGGCTCCCCATTCCCTGCACCTATGATCGCACTCTTCTATCAAGACAAAGTTGTTTGGC AGATACAAGTCACTTGCCATGGCGTGTCTGGTCATGGTTCCAGTTTCCCTGCGACGAATGACACCGCTACTGGCAAG TGCAACAACGTGGTAAACAGGTTGTTCCAGTTCAGAGACGAACAGTACGAAATAGCAGCCACCGCGCTCCCGACTGCGGCTGGCGGATACACTTCTATCAACCTCAACATAGTGAGC GGTGGAACAGCCAACAATGTGGTCCCGAGCGAAATAAGCCTTGTCTTCGATATACGTTTGAGTACTACACTCAACGAAGAAGCATTCGATGCTCAA CTTCGTGAATGGATCTCAGAGGCTGGTGACAACATAACCCTGACTTACATCTTGAAGAATCAGCAGTCTCCAGCGACTGTCGCCAACTCCACCAACCCTTACTACGTCGCTATCACTGAAGCAGCCGAGGatct TGGCATCACAATTGTACCGACGCTGCCGCCCGGCTCGACGGACGCTCGTCACGTGCGTAACGCCGGCTACCCAGCTTTCGGCTTCTCCCCCATGCCCAACACTGAGATGCTTCTCCATGCCGTGGACGAACATCTTGCCGTGTCTGTCTTCAACGATGGCATCGACACGTACGAAGAAATCATTACCAGACTGGCCAACATACCTGCTAACTCCACAGCTACGGACCAGAGTGTTTATCTCTATAGTACAGCTTAA
- the LOC124630081 gene encoding aminoacylase-1-like isoform X1, translating into MNVSDATMIGIVSIVLAVLQVSSAACDANSYANSTPIELLQAYIQINTTTYNDLTPAVEFWTALAELADVSIETHELVEGFPILVLKWPGTDSSQPSIMLNSHMDVVPASFEDGWKYGPFLGHIDDDGVIWGRGTQDMKSVSIQYYSALRRLKENNVTLLRDIYMTLMPDEEVGAESGMIPFLQTDTFASMNVGVELDEGSPFPAPMIALFYQDKVVWQIQVTCHGVSGHGSSFPATNDTATGKCNNVVNRLFQFRDEQYEIAATALPTAAGGYTSINLNIVSGGTANNVVPSEISLVFDIRLSTTLNEEAFDAQLREWISEAGDNITLTYILKNQQSPATVANSTNPYYVAITEAAEDLGITIVPTLPPGSTDARHVRNAGYPAFGFSPMPNTEMLLHAVDEHLAVSVFNDGIDTYEEIITRLANIPANSTATDQSVYLYSTA; encoded by the exons ATGAATGTGAGT GATGCAACAATGATTGGCATAGTATCTATAGTCCTGGCAGTGCTGCAGGTCAGCTCTGCAGCTTGCGACGCGAACAGCTATGCCAACAGCACCCCCATAGAGCTGCTGCAGGCGTACATACAGATCAACACCACCACATATAATGATCTTA cGCCGGCAGTAGAATTCTGGACTGCATTAGCCGAACTAGCCGATGTGAGTATCGAAACTCACGAGCTGGTGGAAGGCTTCCCCATACTGGTCCTCAAGTGGCCAGGGACGGATAGCAGCCAACCCAGCATTATGCTCAACTCGCATATGGATGTCGTTCCTGCTAGTTTCGAG gATGGCTGGAAATACGGTCCTTTCCTTGGCCACATCGACGACGACGGCGTCATATGGGGCCGAGGGACGCAAGATATGAAGTCGGTGTCCATACAATACTACTCAGCGCTGAGGAGGCTCAAGGAAAACAACGTTACGCTGCTCAGAGACATTTATATGACTCTCATGCCAG ATGAGGAGGTAGGAGCGGAATCTGGTATGATTCCATTCTTGCAGACTGATACCTTCGCTTCCATGAATGTGGGTGTAGAGCTCGATGAAGGCTCCCCATTCCCTGCACCTATGATCGCACTCTTCTATCAAGACAAAGTTGTTTGGC AGATACAAGTCACTTGCCATGGCGTGTCTGGTCATGGTTCCAGTTTCCCTGCGACGAATGACACCGCTACTGGCAAG TGCAACAACGTGGTAAACAGGTTGTTCCAGTTCAGAGACGAACAGTACGAAATAGCAGCCACCGCGCTCCCGACTGCGGCTGGCGGATACACTTCTATCAACCTCAACATAGTGAGC GGTGGAACAGCCAACAATGTGGTCCCGAGCGAAATAAGCCTTGTCTTCGATATACGTTTGAGTACTACACTCAACGAAGAAGCATTCGATGCTCAA CTTCGTGAATGGATCTCAGAGGCTGGTGACAACATAACCCTGACTTACATCTTGAAGAATCAGCAGTCTCCAGCGACTGTCGCCAACTCCACCAACCCTTACTACGTCGCTATCACTGAAGCAGCCGAGGatct TGGCATCACAATTGTACCGACGCTGCCGCCCGGCTCGACGGACGCTCGTCACGTGCGTAACGCCGGCTACCCAGCTTTCGGCTTCTCCCCCATGCCCAACACTGAGATGCTTCTCCATGCCGTGGACGAACATCTTGCCGTGTCTGTCTTCAACGATGGCATCGACACGTACGAAGAAATCATTACCAGACTGGCCAACATACCTGCTAACTCCACAGCTACGGACCAGAGTGTTTATCTCTATAGTACAGCTTAA
- the LOC124630081 gene encoding aminoacylase-1-like isoform X3, producing the protein MNDATMIGIVSIVLAVLQVSSAACDANSYANSTPIELLQAYIQINTTTYNDLTPAVEFWTALAELADVSIETHELVEGFPILVLKWPGTDSSQPSIMLNSHMDVVPASFEDGWKYGPFLGHIDDDGVIWGRGTQDMKSVSIQYYSALRRLKENNVTLLRDIYMTLMPDEEVGAESGMIPFLQTDTFASMNVGVELDEGSPFPAPMIALFYQDKVVWQIQVTCHGVSGHGSSFPATNDTATGKCNNVVNRLFQFRDEQYEIAATALPTAAGGYTSINLNIVSGGTANNVVPSEISLVFDIRLSTTLNEEAFDAQLREWISEAGDNITLTYILKNQQSPATVANSTNPYYVAITEAAEDLGITIVPTLPPGSTDARHVRNAGYPAFGFSPMPNTEMLLHAVDEHLAVSVFNDGIDTYEEIITRLANIPANSTATDQSVYLYSTA; encoded by the exons ATGAAT GATGCAACAATGATTGGCATAGTATCTATAGTCCTGGCAGTGCTGCAGGTCAGCTCTGCAGCTTGCGACGCGAACAGCTATGCCAACAGCACCCCCATAGAGCTGCTGCAGGCGTACATACAGATCAACACCACCACATATAATGATCTTA cGCCGGCAGTAGAATTCTGGACTGCATTAGCCGAACTAGCCGATGTGAGTATCGAAACTCACGAGCTGGTGGAAGGCTTCCCCATACTGGTCCTCAAGTGGCCAGGGACGGATAGCAGCCAACCCAGCATTATGCTCAACTCGCATATGGATGTCGTTCCTGCTAGTTTCGAG gATGGCTGGAAATACGGTCCTTTCCTTGGCCACATCGACGACGACGGCGTCATATGGGGCCGAGGGACGCAAGATATGAAGTCGGTGTCCATACAATACTACTCAGCGCTGAGGAGGCTCAAGGAAAACAACGTTACGCTGCTCAGAGACATTTATATGACTCTCATGCCAG ATGAGGAGGTAGGAGCGGAATCTGGTATGATTCCATTCTTGCAGACTGATACCTTCGCTTCCATGAATGTGGGTGTAGAGCTCGATGAAGGCTCCCCATTCCCTGCACCTATGATCGCACTCTTCTATCAAGACAAAGTTGTTTGGC AGATACAAGTCACTTGCCATGGCGTGTCTGGTCATGGTTCCAGTTTCCCTGCGACGAATGACACCGCTACTGGCAAG TGCAACAACGTGGTAAACAGGTTGTTCCAGTTCAGAGACGAACAGTACGAAATAGCAGCCACCGCGCTCCCGACTGCGGCTGGCGGATACACTTCTATCAACCTCAACATAGTGAGC GGTGGAACAGCCAACAATGTGGTCCCGAGCGAAATAAGCCTTGTCTTCGATATACGTTTGAGTACTACACTCAACGAAGAAGCATTCGATGCTCAA CTTCGTGAATGGATCTCAGAGGCTGGTGACAACATAACCCTGACTTACATCTTGAAGAATCAGCAGTCTCCAGCGACTGTCGCCAACTCCACCAACCCTTACTACGTCGCTATCACTGAAGCAGCCGAGGatct TGGCATCACAATTGTACCGACGCTGCCGCCCGGCTCGACGGACGCTCGTCACGTGCGTAACGCCGGCTACCCAGCTTTCGGCTTCTCCCCCATGCCCAACACTGAGATGCTTCTCCATGCCGTGGACGAACATCTTGCCGTGTCTGTCTTCAACGATGGCATCGACACGTACGAAGAAATCATTACCAGACTGGCCAACATACCTGCTAACTCCACAGCTACGGACCAGAGTGTTTATCTCTATAGTACAGCTTAA